A section of the Procambarus clarkii isolate CNS0578487 chromosome 68, FALCON_Pclarkii_2.0, whole genome shotgun sequence genome encodes:
- the LOC138355614 gene encoding uncharacterized protein, which produces MLLDDILHGLHHAPSTGQQVDDPTSQQVENPTSQQVDDPTSQQVDDPTSQQVDDPTSQQVDDPTSQQVDDPTSQQVDDPTSQQVDDPTSQQVDDPTSQQVDDPTSQQVDDPTSQQVDDPTSQQVDDPTSQQVDDPTSQQEDDSHKPTGG; this is translated from the coding sequence ATGTTATTGGATGATATCCTGCACGGGTTGCACCATGCACCATCTACAGGCCAGCAGGTGGATGACCCAACAAGCCAGCAGGTGGAAAACCCCACAAGCCAGCAGGTGGATGACCCCACAAGCCAGCAGGTGGATGACCCCACAAGCCAGCAGGTGGATGACCCAACAAGCCAGCAGGTGGATGACCCTACAAGCCAGCAGGTGGATGACCCCACAAGCCAGCAGGTGGATGACCCCACAAGCCAGCAGGTGGATGACCCCACAAGCCAGCAGGTGGATGACCCCACAAGCCAGCAGGTGGATGACCCCACAAGCCAGCAGGTGGATGACCCCACAAGCCAGCAGGTGGATGACCCCACAAGCCAGCAGGTGGATGACCCCACAAGCCAGCAGGTGGATGACCCCACAAGCCAGCAGGAAGATGACTCCCACAAGCCAACAGGTGGATGA
- the LOC123774683 gene encoding PGC-1 and ERR-induced regulator in muscle protein 1-like yields the protein MAGTSVTAAAAAAAAACCRSVTSDVQTNTDSLLRPCHSPHTPSTAPSPLYPHQPFPPPHQDPTLHLLQDRSKPYRIVPNVQDRPQPFRIVPNLPGSSPTFQDRPQPSRIVPNLPGSPPTFQDRPQPSRIVPNLPGSPPTFQDRPQPSRIVPNLPGSPPTFQDRPQPSRIVPNLPGSSPTFQARPQPSRLVPNLPGSSPTFQDRPQPSRIVPNLPGSSPTFQDRPQPSRIVPNLPGSSPTFQDRPGRLVT from the coding sequence ATGGCGGGAACCTCtgttacagcagcagcagcagcagcagcagcagcctgtTGCCGCTCCGTCACCTCCGACGTCCAGACCAACACTGACTCTCTCCTTCGTCCCTGCCATTCCCCACACACTCCCAGTACAGCCCCTTCCCCCCTGTATCCTCACCAGCCCTTCCCGCCACCCCACCAGGATCCTACCTTACACCTCCTTCAGGATCGTTCCAAACCTTATAGGATCGTCCCCAACGTACAGGATCGTCCCCAACCTTTCAGGATCGTCCCCAACCTTCCAGGATCGTCCCCAACCTTCCAGGATCGTCCCCAACCTTCCAGGATCGTCCCCAACCTTCCAGGATCGCCTCCAACCTTCCAGGATCGTCCCCAACCTTCCAGGATCGTCCCCAACCTTCCAGGATCGCCCCCAACTTTCCAGGATCGCCCCCAACCTTCCAGGATCGTCCCCAACCTTCCAGGATCGCCCCCAACCTTCCAGGATCGCCCCCAACCTTCCAGGATCGTCCCCAACCTTCCAGGATCGTCCCCAACCTTCCAGGCTCGTCCCCAACCTTCCAGGCTCGTCCCCAACCTTCCAGGATCGTCCCCAACCTTCCAGGATCGTCCCCAACCTTCCAGGATCGTCCCCAACCTTCCAGGATCGTCCCCAACCTTCCAGGATCGCCCCCAACCTTCCAGGATCGTCCCCAACCTTCCAGGATCGTCCCCAACCTTCCAGGATCGTCCTGGAAGGTTGGTGACATAA